A window of the Heliomicrobium gestii genome harbors these coding sequences:
- a CDS encoding transposase has protein sequence MRRNRYPKELKEQLIQEAMEVGNATQVARRHGIDPKRLYCWIRESQHKSFQEAPATAKHIAPYVPSAQEFKQMESENMALKKLLGEKTLEIQILQDVIKKKNPGYRKN, from the coding sequence ATGAGACGAAATCGATATCCGAAAGAACTGAAAGAGCAACTGATCCAGGAAGCCATGGAAGTGGGGAATGCAACACAGGTGGCCCGCCGACATGGGATCGATCCGAAACGACTGTATTGCTGGATTCGAGAGTCGCAACATAAGAGCTTCCAAGAAGCCCCCGCGACGGCAAAGCATATTGCTCCATATGTGCCATCCGCACAAGAATTCAAACAAATGGAATCAGAAAACATGGCACTGAAAAAGCTACTTGGCGAAAAGACATTAGAAATTCAAATATTGCAAGATGTAATAAAAAAGAAGAACCCGGGCTATCGGAAAAACTAG